One genomic window of Xanthobacter dioxanivorans includes the following:
- a CDS encoding SagB/ThcOx family dehydrogenase — protein sequence MNVAVPPAARPADVALAYHARTKHSLKAYAAGPETLDWDMQPNPFREFEGAPRLALPLAAEGLGVTFAGMVTPGAVPAAVLDLAGVALLLEVSFGLAAWKQYGPDRWAVRCNPSSGNLHPTEAYVIAERVPGLPDGVHHYVSRDHVLEQRRVAAAGSGGGRLWLALSSVHWREAWKYGERAFRYCQLDLGHALGAVRYAAGCLGWSARMVEGIGRAEIARLTGLDRAQDFPGAEREDPDILIAIDTDPTPGSVAPVVRPSVSDDAGWSGAANVLDRHPLYRWPVIDQVSAATHGGGEPVPETTPMSPSPPPPRAAMAQARAAGVILARRSAQQFSAKGSTMPREAFFGLLDALLVRAAAPFDAWTYAPRIHPLIFVHRVEGLAPGLYALPRRDGVVDGLKAALRADFQWAVPDDCPPHLPLFRLVETDCRAIARTISCHQAIASDSSFALAMLSEFEPTVTGDPWRYRQLHWEAGLLGQALYLEAEAAGFRGTGIGCFFDDDLHRLLGIEGMAFQSLYHFTVGGPAADTRITTEPAYPGRSA from the coding sequence ATGAACGTCGCCGTCCCTCCCGCCGCGCGGCCCGCCGATGTGGCGCTCGCCTACCATGCGCGGACCAAGCACAGCCTGAAGGCCTATGCGGCGGGGCCGGAGACCCTCGACTGGGACATGCAGCCCAACCCGTTCCGGGAGTTCGAGGGCGCGCCGCGCCTGGCCCTGCCGCTGGCGGCGGAAGGGCTCGGCGTCACCTTCGCCGGAATGGTCACGCCCGGCGCCGTTCCGGCGGCGGTGCTCGACCTTGCGGGGGTGGCGCTGCTGCTGGAAGTGTCCTTCGGGCTCGCCGCCTGGAAGCAATACGGGCCGGACCGCTGGGCGGTGCGCTGCAATCCCTCCAGCGGCAACCTGCACCCCACCGAAGCCTACGTGATCGCCGAGCGGGTGCCGGGCCTGCCGGACGGCGTGCATCATTATGTGAGCCGGGACCATGTGCTGGAGCAGCGGCGGGTCGCGGCGGCGGGGAGCGGCGGGGGCCGCCTGTGGCTGGCGCTGTCCTCGGTCCATTGGCGCGAGGCCTGGAAATATGGCGAGCGGGCCTTCCGCTACTGCCAGCTCGATCTCGGGCACGCCCTCGGGGCGGTGCGCTACGCCGCCGGATGCCTCGGCTGGTCGGCGCGCATGGTGGAGGGGATCGGCAGGGCCGAGATCGCGCGGCTGACCGGGCTCGACCGGGCGCAGGACTTTCCCGGCGCCGAGCGGGAGGATCCCGACATCCTCATCGCCATCGACACCGACCCGACACCGGGGAGCGTCGCCCCTGTCGTCCGACCGTCGGTGTCGGATGACGCGGGCTGGTCGGGCGCGGCCAATGTGCTGGACCGCCACCCCCTCTATCGCTGGCCGGTGATCGACCAGGTCAGCGCCGCGACCCATGGAGGCGGGGAGCCGGTGCCCGAGACCACGCCCATGTCCCCATCCCCGCCCCCGCCGCGCGCCGCGATGGCGCAGGCGCGGGCCGCCGGCGTCATCCTCGCCCGCCGCAGCGCGCAGCAGTTTTCGGCGAAAGGAAGCACCATGCCGCGGGAGGCCTTCTTCGGCCTCCTCGACGCGCTGCTGGTGCGGGCGGCGGCGCCGTTCGATGCCTGGACCTACGCGCCGCGCATCCACCCGCTCATCTTCGTGCATCGGGTGGAGGGGCTTGCGCCGGGGCTCTATGCGCTGCCGCGGCGGGACGGCGTGGTGGACGGGTTGAAGGCCGCGCTCCGCGCCGATTTCCAGTGGGCGGTGCCGGACGATTGCCCGCCGCACCTGCCGCTCTTCCGGCTGGTGGAGACGGACTGCCGCGCCATCGCCCGCACCATCAGCTGCCACCAGGCCATCGCCAGCGACAGCAGCTTCGCCCTGGCCATGCTCAGCGAGTTCGAGCCGACGGTGACCGGGGATCCGTGGCGCTACCGCCAGCTCCACTGGGAGGCGGGCCTGCTCGGGCAGGCGCTGTATCTGGAGGCGGAGGCGGCGGGCTTCCGCGGCACCGGCATCGGCTGTTTCTTCGACGACGACCTGCACCGGCTGCTCGGCATCGAGGGCATGGCCTTCCAGTCGCTCTATCATTTCACCGTGGGCGGTCCGGCCGCGGACACCCGCATCACCACCGAGCCGGCCTATCCCGGCCGCTCGGCCTGA